In a single window of the Diospyros lotus cultivar Yz01 chromosome 10, ASM1463336v1, whole genome shotgun sequence genome:
- the LOC127812134 gene encoding syntaxin-124-like: MNDLFSGSFKKYQDLKRQIHIDDVERGDGDGDGAGGVGGMGNETVDLDKFFEDVEKVKEDMKDVEKLYKRLQESNEESKTVHNAKTMKDLRSRMDSDVTQVLKKVKIIKGKIEALDRSNAAHRSIPGCGPGSSADRTRTSVVSGLGKKLKVMMDEFQSLRARMTAEYKETVERRYFTITGEKANEDLIENLISSGESETFLQKAIQEQGRGQILDTISEIQERHDAVKEIEKNLVELHQVFLDMAALVEAQGQQLNDIESHVAHASSFVRRGTEHLQEAREYQKESRKWTCIAIALGACVLILILLPVLSSVLVHVL; this comes from the coding sequence ATGAATGATCTTTTCTCGGGTTCCTTCAAGAAGTACCAGGACCTGAAGCGGCAGATTCACATTGATGATGTCGAAAGGGGTGACGGTGACGGCGACGGCGCCGGCGGTGTTGGCGGCATGGGGAACGAGACTGTGGATCTGGACAAGTTTTTTGAAGATGTGGAGAAGGTGAAGGAGGACATGAAGGATGTGGAGAAGCTGTACAAGAGGCTACAGGAATCAAACGAGGAGAGCAAGACAGTGCACAATGCCAAGACCATGAAGGATCTCCGCTCCCGGATGGATTCGGACGTCACCCAAGTGCTGAAAAAGGTGAAGATCATCAAGGGCAAGATCGAGGCCCTTGATCGTTCCAACGCCGCCCATCGGAGCATTCCAGGTTGCGGTCCGGGCTCGTCGGCCGACCGAACAAGGACCTCGGTAGTTAGTGGATTAGGGAAGAAACTCAAGGTGATGATGGACGAATTCCAGTCGCTGAGGGCTAGGATGACGGCCGAGTACAAGGAGACAGTGGAGAGGAGGTACTTCACCATCACCGGGGAGAAGGCGAACGAGGACCTGATCGAGAACCTGATATCGAGCGGCGAGAGCGAGACGTTCCTCCAAAAGGCCATCCAGGAGCAGGGCCGCGGGCAAATTCTTGACACCATTTCTGAGATCCAGGAACGGCACGACGCGGTGAAGGAGATCGAGAAGAACCTGGTGGAGCTGCACCAGGTGTTCTTGGACATGGCGGCGCTGGTGGAGGCGCAGGGGCAGCAGCTGAATGACATAGAGAGCCATGTGGCCCATGCCAGTTCCTTCGTTAGGCGGGGGACTGAGCACCTACAGGAAGCCAGAGAGTACCAGAAGGAGTCCAGGAAATGGACTTGCATCGCCATCGCGCTCGGTGCTTGTGTGCTCATCCTCATTCTGCTCCCAGTTTTATCCTCGGTTTTGGTCCATGTACTGTAG